One stretch of Lachnospiraceae bacterium oral taxon 096 DNA includes these proteins:
- the rpsK gene encoding 30S ribosomal protein S11 — MASKASTKKVTKKRVKKNVERGQAHIQSSFNNTIVTLTDTQGNALSWASAGGLGFRGSKKSTPYAASMAAETAAKAALVHGLKSVDVMVKGPGSGREAAIRALSACGIEVTSIKDVTPVPHNGCRPPKRRRV; from the coding sequence ATGGCAAGTAAAGCGTCCACCAAAAAGGTGACTAAAAAGCGCGTAAAGAAAAACGTTGAACGTGGACAGGCACATATTCAGTCATCATTCAACAATACAATTGTTACATTGACTGATACTCAGGGTAATGCATTATCTTGGGCAAGTGCTGGTGGTCTTGGATTTAGAGGTTCAAAGAAATCTACTCCATATGCAGCTTCAATGGCTGCTGAGACTGCAGCAAAGGCAGCTTTAGTACATGGCTTAAAATCAGTAGATGTTATGGTGAAGGGACCAGGTTCAGGTCGTGAGGCTGCGATCCGTGCTCTTTCCGCATGTGGTATTGAAGTAACAAGTATCAAGGATGTAACACCTGTTCCACATAATGGATGTCGTCCACCAAAACGCAGAAGAGTCTAA
- the rpsM gene encoding 30S ribosomal protein S13 translates to MARIAGVDLPREKRVEIGLTYIYGIGLTSSNRILSEAGVDPNTRVKDLTDDEVKNIAAVIAETQVVEGDLRREIAMNIKRLQEIGCYRGIRHRKNLPVRGQKTKTNARTRKGPRKTVANKKK, encoded by the coding sequence ATGGCTCGTATTGCAGGCGTTGATTTACCGAGAGAAAAACGTGTAGAGATTGGACTTACCTATATTTATGGTATTGGTCTTACAAGCTCTAATCGTATTCTTTCTGAGGCTGGTGTAGATCCAAACACGAGAGTAAAGGATCTTACAGATGACGAGGTTAAGAACATTGCAGCAGTAATCGCTGAGACTCAGGTTGTAGAGGGTGATCTTCGTAGAGAAATCGCAATGAACATCAAGAGACTTCAGGAAATCGGTTGCTATCGTGGTATTCGTCATAGAAAGAACTTACCTGTTCGTGGTCAAAAGACAAAGACCAATGCTAGAACTCGTAAGGGACCTAGAAAGACAGTAGCAAACAAGAAGAAATAA
- the rpmJ gene encoding 50S ribosomal protein L36, with the protein MKVRSSVKPMCEKCKVIKRKGSIRVICENPKHKQRQG; encoded by the coding sequence ATGAAGGTCAGATCTTCAGTTAAGCCTATGTGCGAAAAGTGCAAGGTAATTAAGAGAAAAGGATCTATCAGAGTAATCTGTGAGAATCCAAAGCATAAGCAGAGACAGGGATAA
- the infA gene encoding translation initiation factor IF-1 — MSKSDVIEIEGTVVEKLPNAMFQVELENGHQVLAHISGKLRMNYIRILPGDKVTIELSPYDLSKGRIIWRDK, encoded by the coding sequence ATGTCTAAATCAGACGTAATAGAGATTGAAGGAACAGTAGTAGAGAAATTGCCAAATGCCATGTTTCAGGTAGAGCTTGAGAATGGTCATCAGGTGCTTGCACATATCAGTGGCAAGTTGAGAATGAATTACATTCGCATTTTGCCAGGGGATAAAGTGACAATTGAGTTATCACCATATGATCTTTCTAAGGGAAGAATTATTTGGAGAGATAAATAA
- a CDS encoding KOW domain-containing RNA-binding protein, translating to MSCEVGNVAKSLAGHDKDSVYLIVKAKGDIVWVCDGKHKGVSAPKKKNKKHIQVQQVNDNPLKEKILSGEVRDEEVKYFLKTWGFLNV from the coding sequence GTGAGCTGCGAAGTTGGAAATGTAGCAAAATCGCTTGCAGGACATGACAAAGATAGTGTATATTTAATTGTGAAAGCAAAGGGTGACATCGTCTGGGTCTGCGACGGCAAGCATAAGGGCGTTAGTGCTCCGAAGAAAAAAAATAAGAAGCACATACAAGTGCAGCAGGTAAACGACAATCCATTGAAGGAAAAAATACTTTCTGGAGAAGTCAGGGACGAGGAAGTGAAATATTTCCTTAAAACTTGGGGGTTTTTAAATGTCTAA
- the map gene encoding type I methionyl aminopeptidase → MAVTVKSEREIELMKEAGVFLAKTHEELEKALHEGMTTWEINKLGDEIIRSFGCVPSFLNYNGYPASICVSVNDEVVHGIPSKKRYLQDGDIVSLDAGVIWKGYHSDAARTHAIGNVSDEAKKLIEVTRNAFYEGLKNAKAGNHLNDICGAIGDYAQGLGYGVVRDLVGHGIGTHLHEDPEVPNFRMNHKGIKLVPGMTLAIEPMINIGRPEVAWLDDDWTVVTEDGSLSAHYENTILITEGEPEILSLRS, encoded by the coding sequence ATGGCAGTAACAGTTAAGTCGGAGAGAGAAATTGAACTGATGAAAGAGGCAGGAGTGTTTCTTGCAAAGACACATGAAGAATTGGAAAAGGCATTGCATGAGGGAATGACGACTTGGGAAATCAACAAGCTTGGAGATGAGATTATTCGCTCCTTTGGTTGTGTTCCATCATTTCTCAATTACAATGGCTATCCAGCATCGATTTGTGTCTCTGTAAATGATGAGGTTGTGCATGGCATCCCATCAAAGAAGAGATATTTGCAAGATGGTGACATCGTAAGCCTGGACGCAGGCGTGATCTGGAAAGGTTATCATTCTGATGCCGCAAGAACTCATGCAATTGGCAATGTTTCAGATGAAGCAAAGAAATTGATTGAGGTGACCAGAAACGCATTCTACGAAGGACTGAAAAATGCCAAGGCCGGCAATCATCTTAATGATATTTGTGGTGCGATTGGAGACTATGCTCAGGGCTTAGGCTATGGGGTAGTCAGAGATTTGGTTGGACATGGAATTGGAACACATCTCCATGAAGATCCAGAGGTGCCAAATTTCAGAATGAACCACAAGGGCATTAAATTGGTGCCTGGAATGACATTGGCGATTGAGCCAATGATTAATATTGGACGCCCAGAAGTTGCATGGTTAGATGATGATTGGACAGTAGTCACAGAAGATGGTTCTCTCTCAGCACATTATGAGAACACCATCTTGATTACAGAAGGTGAGCCAGAAATTCTCTCTTTGAGATCTTAA
- a CDS encoding adenylate kinase: MKIIMLGAPGAGKGTQAKKIAEKYGIPHISTGDIFRANIKAGTELGKKAKEFMDKGALVPDEITIGMLMDRIDEADCTKGYVLDGFPRTIPQADSLTQALSGRGEKIDYAIDVDVPDDNIVQRMGGRRACVSCGATYHIVYNAPKKEDTCDVCGAKLVLRDDDKPETVKKRLEVYHAQTQPLIDYYSKAGILHSVDGTKDLKDVFVDIVNILGE, from the coding sequence ATGAAGATTATAATGCTTGGCGCTCCGGGTGCAGGAAAAGGTACTCAGGCGAAGAAAATTGCAGAGAAATATGGTATACCACATATCTCAACAGGGGATATTTTCCGTGCCAATATTAAGGCCGGTACAGAGCTTGGAAAGAAGGCAAAGGAGTTTATGGACAAGGGTGCCCTTGTTCCAGATGAGATTACCATTGGGATGTTGATGGACAGAATTGATGAGGCTGATTGTACAAAAGGATATGTTCTTGACGGATTTCCAAGAACTATTCCACAGGCAGATAGCTTGACACAGGCACTCAGTGGCAGAGGAGAAAAGATTGACTATGCGATTGATGTCGATGTTCCAGACGACAACATTGTACAGCGTATGGGTGGAAGAAGAGCTTGTGTATCCTGTGGTGCGACCTATCATATTGTGTACAATGCACCAAAGAAGGAAGATACCTGCGATGTGTGTGGGGCTAAATTAGTGCTTCGTGACGATGATAAGCCAGAAACAGTGAAAAAGAGATTGGAAGTTTATCACGCCCAGACACAGCCATTGATTGACTACTATAGCAAGGCGGGAATTTTACATAGCGTAGACGGAACAAAGGATTTAAAGGATGTCTTTGTTGATATTGTAAATATATTGGGAGAATAA
- the secY gene encoding preprotein translocase subunit SecY, translating to MFSTLRNAFKIKELRQKLLFTFLMLVVIRLGSSLPIPGVNTNYFREFFAKQSGDAFGFFNAMTGGSFEQMSVLALSITPYITSSIIIQLLTIAVPALEEMQRDGEDGRKKIVAYTRYVTVALGLIESVAMSIGFGKQGLLIHYGPKSVIVAVCTMTAGSAFLMWIGERITDKGVGNGISIVLLFNILSSIPQDLGTLYTKFLSGKSMAMKVVLGLVIFACILAMTVFVIILQDAERRIPVQYSGKMQGRRVVGGQSSHIPLKINTAGVMPVIFASSLMSFPVVIAQFANINYATPAGKILRLLSTSSWFNKEVGYIYSLGALVYVILVVLFAYFYTSITFNPLEVANNMKKQGGVIPGVRPGKPTSDYLNKILNYIIFIGAAGLLVVAIIPIIISGVFSVSKLSFTGTSLIIIVGVVLETIKAIESQMLVRNYKGFLMD from the coding sequence ATGTTTAGTACACTCCGTAATGCGTTTAAAATCAAAGAATTGCGTCAAAAGTTGCTATTTACATTTTTAATGTTGGTGGTTATTCGTTTGGGTAGCAGTCTTCCAATCCCAGGTGTAAATACAAATTATTTTCGTGAATTTTTTGCAAAGCAGAGTGGAGATGCTTTCGGATTCTTTAATGCGATGACTGGTGGTTCCTTTGAACAAATGAGTGTACTCGCCTTGAGCATTACGCCATATATCACCAGTTCCATTATCATTCAGCTTTTGACCATTGCTGTTCCAGCATTGGAAGAGATGCAAAGAGATGGAGAAGACGGAAGAAAAAAGATTGTGGCGTATACAAGATATGTCACGGTGGCGCTCGGACTCATTGAGTCCGTAGCGATGTCCATTGGTTTCGGAAAGCAGGGGCTTTTGATTCACTATGGACCAAAGAGTGTGATAGTCGCAGTATGCACGATGACAGCCGGAAGTGCTTTTTTGATGTGGATTGGTGAACGAATTACAGATAAGGGTGTGGGCAATGGTATTTCCATTGTGCTCCTATTTAATATCCTTTCTTCCATCCCACAGGATTTAGGTACTTTATATACAAAGTTTCTCTCCGGTAAGTCAATGGCAATGAAGGTGGTTTTGGGACTTGTTATTTTTGCTTGTATTTTGGCAATGACAGTTTTCGTAATTATTCTTCAGGATGCGGAGAGAAGAATTCCAGTACAATATTCTGGTAAGATGCAGGGAAGAAGAGTGGTTGGTGGACAGAGTTCACATATTCCACTGAAAATAAATACAGCAGGTGTTATGCCCGTTATTTTTGCTTCTTCGTTGATGTCGTTCCCAGTAGTTATTGCACAATTTGCCAATATCAACTACGCAACACCAGCTGGAAAGATATTGAGACTTTTGAGCACATCAAGTTGGTTCAATAAGGAAGTCGGATATATCTATTCACTTGGTGCATTAGTATATGTGATACTCGTAGTTCTTTTTGCATACTTCTATACTTCGATTACATTCAATCCACTTGAAGTTGCAAATAACATGAAAAAGCAGGGTGGTGTTATCCCAGGTGTTCGCCCAGGAAAGCCAACCAGTGATTATCTGAATAAAATTTTAAATTATATCATCTTTATCGGAGCAGCAGGACTTTTGGTTGTGGCAATTATCCCAATCATTATTTCTGGTGTATTCTCAGTGTCTAAGTTATCCTTTACAGGAACATCCTTGATTATTATCGTAGGTGTTGTATTAGAGACAATTAAGGCCATTGAGTCTCAGATGCTTGTAAGAAATTACAAGGGATTTTTGATGGATTAA
- the rplO gene encoding 50S ribosomal protein L15: MDLSNLRPAEGSKHSDNFRRGRGHGSGNGKTAGKGHKGQKARSGAPRPGFEGGQMPLYRRIPKRGFTNRNTKDIVAINVSALECFENGAEVTVATLLEAGVIKHERDGVKILGNGGLTKKLTVKVNAVSEGAKSKIEAAGGTCEVI, encoded by the coding sequence ATGGATTTATCTAACTTAAGACCTGCAGAGGGTTCTAAGCACAGCGACAACTTCAGACGTGGCCGTGGACATGGTTCAGGAAATGGTAAGACAGCTGGTAAGGGACATAAGGGACAGAAGGCTCGTTCAGGAGCTCCAAGACCAGGTTTTGAAGGTGGACAGATGCCTTTGTATAGACGTATTCCTAAGAGAGGATTTACAAATCGCAACACAAAGGACATTGTTGCAATCAATGTATCTGCTCTTGAGTGCTTTGAGAATGGTGCAGAGGTTACTGTTGCAACATTGCTTGAGGCTGGTGTGATTAAGCATGAGCGCGATGGCGTAAAGATTCTTGGCAATGGTGGGCTCACAAAGAAGCTCACTGTAAAGGTTAATGCTGTAAGTGAAGGAGCTAAGAGCAAGATCGAAGCTGCTGGCGGAACTTGCGAGGTGATCTAA
- the rpmD gene encoding 50S ribosomal protein L30 has protein sequence MADKLKITLVKSPIGAIPKQRATVEALGLKKLNKTVELPNNDAVKGMVWHVRHLVKVEEV, from the coding sequence ATGGCAGATAAGTTAAAGATCACATTGGTTAAGTCCCCTATCGGTGCTATTCCAAAGCAAAGAGCAACCGTTGAGGCTCTTGGACTTAAGAAATTGAACAAGACAGTTGAGCTTCCAAACAATGATGCTGTTAAGGGCATGGTTTGGCATGTAAGACATCTTGTAAAGGTAGAAGAAGTATAA
- the rpsE gene encoding 30S ribosomal protein S5, protein MKRTIIDPSKLELNDRVVAIKRVSKTVKGGRTMKFSALVVVGDGNGHVGAGLGKAGEVPEAIRKGKEAAMKNLVEININEDGSVFHDTTGKFGSASVLMKKSPEGTGIIAGGPARAVVELAGIRNIRTKSLGSNNKTNVVLATLAGLTGIKTPEEVARLRGKSIEEILA, encoded by the coding sequence ATGAAACGCACAATCATCGATCCAAGCAAATTGGAATTAAATGACAGAGTCGTAGCTATTAAGCGTGTATCTAAGACCGTAAAAGGTGGACGCACAATGAAGTTTTCTGCTCTTGTAGTTGTAGGCGATGGCAATGGCCATGTGGGTGCAGGCCTTGGTAAGGCAGGCGAGGTCCCAGAGGCTATTCGCAAGGGCAAGGAAGCAGCAATGAAGAACCTTGTAGAGATCAATATTAATGAGGACGGAAGTGTTTTCCACGACACAACAGGAAAGTTCGGCAGCGCAAGCGTGTTGATGAAGAAGTCTCCTGAAGGTACTGGTATCATCGCAGGTGGTCCAGCACGTGCCGTTGTGGAGCTTGCAGGTATCAGAAACATCCGTACAAAGTCATTGGGATCAAACAACAAGACAAATGTAGTACTTGCTACACTTGCAGGACTTACAGGTATCAAGACTCCAGAGGAAGTTGCAAGACTTCGTGGAAAGTCTATTGAAGAGATTTTAGCATAA
- the rplR gene encoding 50S ribosomal protein L18, translating to MVSKQSKSELRVKKHERLRNRLSGTAERPRLAVFRSNNHMYAQIIDDTVGNTLVSASTAEKAVKAEIEKTNNVEAAAYVGTLVAKRAIEKGINTVVFDRGGFLYQGKIQALADAAREAGLQF from the coding sequence ATGGTTAGCAAGCAGTCTAAGAGCGAGCTTCGTGTAAAGAAGCACGAGAGATTACGCAATCGTTTGTCAGGAACAGCTGAGAGACCACGTTTGGCAGTATTCAGAAGTAACAACCATATGTACGCTCAGATTATTGACGATACAGTTGGCAATACTTTAGTAAGTGCTTCAACAGCAGAGAAGGCTGTAAAGGCAGAGATTGAGAAGACAAACAATGTTGAGGCAGCCGCTTATGTGGGTACATTGGTTGCAAAGAGAGCAATTGAAAAGGGCATCAACACAGTAGTATTTGACAGAGGTGGATTCCTCTATCAGGGTAAGATTCAGGCACTTGCAGATGCTGCTCGTGAAGCTGGCTTACAATTCTAA
- the rplF gene encoding 50S ribosomal protein L6: MSRIGRMPIAIPAGVTVTIAENNHVTVKGPKGTLERTLPAELTIKQEGEEIVVTRPNDLKRNKSLHGLTRTLIHNMIVGVTAGYEKVLEVNGVGYRAAKQGNKLVLSLGYSHPVEMVDPEGITSVLDGQNIIKVQGIDKERVGQYAAEIRDKRRPEPYKGKGIKYATETIRRKVGKTGKK, from the coding sequence ATGTCACGTATAGGAAGAATGCCTATCGCAATCCCAGCAGGCGTTACTGTTACGATTGCAGAAAATAACCATGTGACTGTAAAGGGTCCTAAGGGAACTCTTGAGAGAACATTACCTGCAGAGTTGACAATCAAGCAGGAAGGTGAAGAGATTGTAGTTACAAGACCAAATGATTTAAAGAGAAATAAGTCATTGCACGGTTTGACAAGAACATTGATCCACAACATGATCGTTGGTGTAACCGCTGGTTATGAGAAGGTTCTTGAGGTAAATGGTGTTGGTTACAGAGCAGCAAAGCAGGGCAACAAGCTTGTTCTTTCTCTTGGTTACTCACATCCAGTGGAGATGGTAGATCCAGAGGGAATCACATCTGTACTTGATGGACAGAACATTATCAAGGTTCAGGGTATTGACAAGGAAAGAGTTGGTCAGTATGCTGCAGAGATCAGAGATAAGAGAAGACCTGAGCCATATAAGGGCAAGGGAATTAAGTATGCAACTGAGACAATCAGACGCAAAGTCGGTAAGACTGGTAAGAAATAA
- the rpsH gene encoding 30S ribosomal protein S8: MTMSDPIADMLTRIRNANTAKHDVVDIPSSKMKVAIANILVDEGYVKKYELIEDGAFQTIRITLKYNADKTERIISGIKRISKPGLRIYANKEELPRVLGGLGTAIISTNQGVITDKKARELGVGGEVLAFVW; encoded by the coding sequence ATGACAATGAGCGATCCGATTGCAGATATGCTGACAAGAATTCGTAATGCAAATACTGCAAAGCACGACGTAGTTGACATTCCTTCATCAAAGATGAAAGTAGCTATCGCTAACATTTTGGTCGATGAAGGTTACGTAAAGAAATATGAACTCATTGAAGACGGTGCTTTCCAGACAATCCGCATCACATTAAAGTACAATGCAGATAAGACAGAAAGAATCATCAGTGGCATCAAGAGAATTTCTAAGCCAGGTCTTCGTATTTATGCAAACAAGGAAGAGTTACCTAGAGTATTGGGTGGACTTGGAACAGCAATTATTTCAACAAATCAGGGCGTAATCACAGACAAGAAGGCTAGAGAGCTTGGCGTTGGTGGTGAAGTTTTGGCATTTGTTTGGTAA
- a CDS encoding type Z 30S ribosomal protein S14 produces the protein MAKTSMKIKQARPAKFSTREYNRCKICGRPHAYLRKYGICRICFRELAYKGQIPGVKKASW, from the coding sequence ATGGCAAAGACTTCGATGAAGATTAAGCAGGCACGCCCAGCGAAGTTCTCTACAAGAGAGTACAACAGATGTAAGATCTGTGGTCGTCCACACGCTTATCTTAGAAAATATGGTATCTGCAGAATTTGCTTCCGTGAGTTAGCTTACAAGGGACAGATTCCAGGTGTCAAGAAAGCAAGCTGGTAA
- the rplE gene encoding 50S ribosomal protein L5, whose translation MARLRDTYKNEIVAKMTEKFGYKNMMQVPKLDKIVINMGVGEAKENAKILDSAIRDLEIISGQKPVVTKSKKSIANFKLREGMPIGCKVTLRGDKMYEFADRLINLALPRVRDFRGVNPNAFDGRGNYALGIKEQLIFPEIEYDKVDKVRGMDVIFVTTANTDEEARELLTLFNMPFAK comes from the coding sequence GTGGCAAGACTTAGAGATACATATAAGAACGAAATCGTCGCAAAGATGACAGAGAAGTTCGGTTATAAGAATATGATGCAGGTTCCAAAGCTTGACAAAATCGTCATCAACATGGGTGTCGGTGAGGCTAAGGAGAACGCAAAGATTCTTGATTCCGCAATCAGAGATTTAGAGATCATCTCCGGACAGAAGCCAGTGGTTACAAAGTCTAAGAAGTCAATCGCAAACTTCAAGTTGAGAGAGGGTATGCCAATCGGATGTAAGGTAACTCTTCGTGGAGATAAGATGTACGAGTTTGCAGATCGCTTGATCAACCTTGCATTACCTCGTGTACGTGACTTTAGAGGTGTAAATCCTAACGCATTTGATGGCAGAGGAAACTATGCACTTGGCATCAAGGAGCAGTTGATTTTCCCTGAGATTGAGTACGATAAGGTAGACAAGGTTCGTGGTATGGACGTTATCTTCGTTACAACAGCGAACACAGATGAAGAAGCACGTGAACTTTTGACATTATTCAATATGCCATTTGCAAAATAA
- the rplX gene encoding 50S ribosomal protein L24, with the protein MHKIKKDDLVKIISGKDRDKTGKVLSVDTKKNKVVVEGCNMQTKHTKPNAANQQGGIVTKEGAVSISNVMLVVDGQATRVGFRMEGDKKVRFAKKTGKTIN; encoded by the coding sequence GTGCATAAAATTAAAAAAGACGATCTGGTAAAGATTATATCAGGTAAGGATAGAGACAAGACAGGTAAAGTTTTAAGCGTAGACACTAAGAAGAACAAGGTTGTTGTTGAAGGCTGCAATATGCAGACAAAGCACACTAAGCCAAATGCAGCAAATCAGCAGGGCGGAATTGTAACAAAAGAGGGTGCAGTAAGCATTTCTAATGTTATGCTTGTGGTTGATGGCCAGGCAACAAGAGTTGGCTTTAGAATGGAAGGCGACAAAAAGGTTCGCTTTGCTAAGAAGACCGGAAAGACAATCAACTAA
- the rplN gene encoding 50S ribosomal protein L14, which yields MIQQETRLKVADNTGAKELLCIRVMGGSTRRYAHIGDVIVASVKDATPGGVVKKGDVVKAVVVRTVNSTRRKDGSYIRFDENAAVIIKDDKTPKGTRIFGPVARELREKHFMKIVSLAPEVL from the coding sequence ATGATCCAGCAGGAAACAAGATTGAAGGTCGCTGATAATACTGGAGCAAAGGAATTGCTTTGCATCCGTGTTATGGGTGGTTCAACAAGAAGATATGCTCATATCGGCGATGTAATCGTCGCTTCCGTCAAAGATGCAACACCAGGTGGCGTTGTAAAGAAGGGCGATGTTGTTAAGGCTGTTGTTGTAAGAACAGTAAACAGCACTCGTCGTAAGGACGGTTCATACATTAGATTCGATGAGAATGCAGCAGTAATTATCAAAGATGACAAGACTCCAAAGGGAACTCGTATCTTTGGACCGGTTGCTAGAGAGCTTCGTGAAAAGCACTTCATGAAAATTGTATCTCTTGCTCCGGAAGTATTATAA
- the rpsQ gene encoding 30S ribosomal protein S17 — protein sequence MERNLRKTRIGKVVSDKMDKTITVAIEDHVKHPLYGKIVKKTVKFKAHDEKNECGIGDTVKIMETRPISKDKRWRLVEIIEKAK from the coding sequence GTGGAGAGAAATCTTAGAAAAACACGAATCGGCAAGGTTGTCAGTGACAAGATGGACAAGACAATCACTGTTGCGATTGAGGATCATGTAAAGCATCCTCTATACGGTAAGATCGTTAAGAAGACTGTGAAGTTCAAGGCACATGATGAGAAGAATGAGTGTGGCATCGGCGATACAGTAAAGATTATGGAGACAAGACCAATCTCTAAGGATAAGAGATGGAGACTTGTAGAGATTATTGAGAAGGCAAAATAA
- the rpmC gene encoding 50S ribosomal protein L29, which produces MKTNKYVNELKGKTVAELKEELVSAKKELFNLRFQNATSQLDNTAKITQVRKNIARIQTVITENAKMA; this is translated from the coding sequence GTGAAAACTAATAAGTATGTGAATGAATTAAAGGGTAAGACAGTAGCAGAGTTAAAAGAAGAATTAGTTTCCGCTAAGAAAGAGCTGTTTAACTTGCGTTTCCAAAACGCAACAAGTCAGCTTGACAATACAGCCAAGATTACCCAGGTTCGTAAGAACATTGCGAGAATTCAGACAGTTATTACTGAGAATGCGAAGATGGCGTAA
- the rplP gene encoding 50S ribosomal protein L16 — protein MLMPKRVKRRKQFRGSMAGKALRGNKISNGEFGLVSLDPCWIRSNQIEAARVAMTRYIKRGGKVWIKIFPDKPVTAKPAETRMGSGKGSTEYWVAVVKPGRVLFEIAGVPEDTAREALRLAMHKLPCRCKIVSKADLEGGEKSEN, from the coding sequence ATGTTAATGCCTAAGAGAGTAAAGCGCAGAAAGCAGTTCCGTGGATCTATGGCTGGTAAGGCGCTTAGAGGAAATAAGATTTCCAATGGTGAATTCGGTTTAGTTTCTCTTGATCCTTGCTGGATCAGATCAAATCAGATCGAGGCAGCCAGAGTTGCTATGACACGTTATATCAAGCGTGGTGGTAAAGTTTGGATCAAGATCTTCCCAGATAAGCCAGTCACAGCAAAGCCTGCTGAGACTCGAATGGGTTCAGGAAAAGGTTCAACAGAGTATTGGGTAGCAGTTGTTAAACCAGGCCGTGTGTTATTTGAGATTGCTGGCGTTCCTGAGGACACAGCAAGAGAGGCACTTCGTCTGGCAATGCACAAACTTCCTTGCAGATGCAAGATCGTTTCCAAGGCAGATTTAGAAGGCGGTGAGAAGAGTGAAAACTAA
- the rpsC gene encoding 30S ribosomal protein S3, whose amino-acid sequence MGQKVNPHGIRVGVIKDWGSRWYAEADFADYLVEDYNIRKFLKKKLYSAGVSDIEIERASDKVKIIIHTAKPGVVIGKGGAEIEKLKVEVSKYTTRKVFIDIKEIKRPDRDAQLVAESIAQQLENRIAFRRAMKSTMSRSMKSGVLGIKTCCSGRLGGADMARTEFYSEGTIPLQTLRADIDYGFAEANTTYGKVGVKVWIYKGEILPAKSNTKEGSVK is encoded by the coding sequence ATGGGACAGAAAGTTAATCCACATGGCATTAGAGTCGGTGTTATCAAAGACTGGGGCTCAAGATGGTACGCAGAAGCTGATTTTGCTGATTATCTCGTTGAAGATTACAACATCAGAAAATTCTTAAAGAAGAAGCTGTACAGTGCCGGTGTTTCAGATATTGAAATTGAGCGTGCGTCAGACAAAGTGAAGATCATTATTCACACAGCTAAGCCAGGTGTTGTCATTGGTAAGGGCGGCGCAGAGATTGAGAAGTTAAAGGTAGAAGTTAGTAAGTACACAACAAGGAAGGTATTTATTGACATTAAGGAAATTAAGAGACCAGATAGAGATGCACAGTTAGTTGCAGAGTCCATTGCACAGCAGTTGGAAAATCGTATTGCTTTCCGTAGAGCAATGAAGTCAACAATGAGCAGAAGTATGAAGTCAGGTGTACTTGGTATCAAGACTTGCTGTTCAGGTCGTCTTGGTGGTGCTGATATGGCTCGTACAGAGTTCTACTCAGAGGGTACCATTCCACTTCAGACACTTCGTGCAGACATTGATTATGGTTTTGCTGAGGCAAATACCACATACGGTAAGGTTGGAGTTAAAGTTTGGATCTATAAGGGCGAAATACTTCCAGCAAAGTCAAATACAAAGGAAGGGAGCGTAAAGTAA